The following are encoded in a window of Armatimonadota bacterium genomic DNA:
- the ccsA gene encoding cytochrome c biogenesis protein CcsA → MQHLGALGVHLLVVGVFAAPIAALAYLATLRWPNLPALRWVARGFFGLTAACILATFGTLADLIYHRQYEYIYVFSHTGNDLHGWYRLAATWSGQEGSFLLWGSWTSIIGVFLIARAGKWESRVMPIYVTVMGFLCAILIKQTPFGMIPIPSKALLAAHPGWHYPPLDGQGLVPSLVNYWMTIHPPTIFFAFSSLLVPFSFAIAALLWSDYDDWVPRVMPFALLSCAVLGLGLFMGGYWAYETQGWHGFWAWDPVENASFFPWLAVTAMVHGLVAQRNRHRMRFTNLLLGITAFWLFLVGTFLTRSGALAGKAADGQMLSVHAFDDIGKSALWLMAAMVLLYGSLGFTLWFGRLYGLVRWRLAAYTGSAALFVGGVGLRALFHWPQVSLLAFAAPGIAGTLVLFGLLVKRSASADRPVPAAGGKLDPIKLLSRDAASVIAITMMVVACFVITLATTRPLFLSWMHQPPEASKPVFYNRFMLPMASLAALIMGFVPWLAWKQTNFEKFARKLMAPWMIMVLFGFGLLIWVLGAERASLAALAADPVASRETLRAWFSPRVETAAVVLLGSLGFFAALSNAMLAYKAFRAKPLSAGGWIAHVGIGVLMLGIIVANSFERTDRFVLEQGQAPQTAFGYHFEFVRMTGKPIEGRPVNPDYDENNRVVMQVTPPGSIPGGPDTFTIDPKWFVYNLDRANEQNLDRMRWPSIRKYLSHDLYVGFASDPEFEWPSDGINPNQPGITMKVGERRQLGDYMVGYYKSFGTPGKIMGARVIILTPDHKIVQTTPAIRMDLGSMLNVDDSIPDIPSADGTPSAIYLDRLDPITKTASLRLSLPGYAGRWVVPLEVTYKPWISLVWLGVLITVGGALLAMANRALEARRYASGLAVAGPESATALPIATRTARRGRSGGSRKSRK, encoded by the coding sequence ATGCAGCATCTGGGCGCGCTCGGGGTTCACCTGCTAGTTGTAGGCGTTTTTGCGGCGCCGATTGCCGCACTTGCATATCTGGCCACGCTCCGCTGGCCAAATCTTCCGGCTCTCCGTTGGGTGGCGCGTGGGTTTTTTGGCCTTACTGCGGCATGCATTCTGGCAACATTCGGCACGCTCGCCGACCTGATCTACCACCGGCAGTACGAATACATCTACGTATTCTCGCACACCGGAAACGACCTCCACGGCTGGTACCGGCTCGCGGCCACCTGGTCCGGTCAGGAAGGCAGCTTCCTGTTGTGGGGATCCTGGACCAGTATCATCGGGGTTTTCCTGATTGCGCGCGCCGGCAAGTGGGAATCGCGTGTGATGCCCATCTACGTAACCGTAATGGGGTTCCTGTGCGCGATCCTGATCAAGCAGACGCCGTTCGGCATGATCCCCATCCCCTCAAAGGCGCTGCTGGCGGCGCATCCGGGCTGGCACTATCCACCGCTCGATGGTCAGGGCCTGGTGCCTTCGCTGGTCAACTACTGGATGACGATTCATCCACCGACCATTTTCTTCGCCTTTTCCTCGCTGCTCGTGCCATTCTCCTTCGCCATCGCTGCACTGCTGTGGAGCGATTACGACGACTGGGTGCCTCGCGTGATGCCGTTCGCGCTGCTCTCCTGCGCCGTGCTGGGTCTGGGCCTGTTTATGGGCGGCTATTGGGCATATGAAACGCAAGGCTGGCACGGCTTCTGGGCCTGGGACCCGGTAGAAAACGCCTCGTTCTTTCCATGGCTGGCGGTAACCGCCATGGTGCACGGTCTGGTGGCGCAGCGCAATCGCCACCGCATGCGGTTCACTAACCTTCTGCTGGGTATCACCGCCTTCTGGCTGTTCCTCGTCGGAACATTCCTCACGCGATCCGGCGCTCTCGCCGGAAAAGCCGCCGATGGACAGATGCTCTCGGTTCACGCGTTCGATGATATCGGCAAGAGCGCGCTATGGCTGATGGCGGCGATGGTGCTGCTGTACGGTTCGCTTGGTTTTACCCTCTGGTTTGGAAGACTGTACGGCCTTGTTCGGTGGCGCCTTGCCGCTTATACCGGCTCGGCTGCGCTGTTCGTCGGCGGTGTTGGCCTGCGTGCTCTGTTCCACTGGCCGCAGGTATCGCTACTGGCTTTCGCGGCGCCGGGAATCGCGGGAACGCTGGTTCTGTTCGGGCTGCTTGTGAAGCGCTCGGCATCTGCCGACCGCCCGGTACCTGCCGCCGGTGGAAAGCTCGACCCGATCAAGCTCCTCTCGCGCGACGCCGCCAGTGTCATCGCAATCACGATGATGGTTGTGGCGTGCTTCGTCATCACGCTGGCCACCACGCGGCCGCTGTTCCTCAGTTGGATGCACCAACCGCCGGAGGCTTCGAAGCCTGTTTTCTACAACCGGTTCATGCTGCCGATGGCCAGCCTGGCCGCCCTCATTATGGGTTTTGTGCCGTGGCTGGCGTGGAAACAGACCAACTTTGAAAAGTTTGCACGCAAGCTGATGGCGCCGTGGATGATCATGGTGCTGTTTGGTTTCGGGCTCCTGATCTGGGTGCTTGGCGCCGAACGGGCCAGTCTGGCCGCCCTGGCGGCAGACCCCGTAGCCAGTAGAGAGACGCTGCGCGCCTGGTTTAGCCCCCGCGTGGAGACAGCGGCAGTGGTTCTGCTGGGATCACTCGGCTTTTTTGCCGCCCTATCCAACGCGATGTTAGCGTATAAGGCGTTCAGGGCGAAGCCCCTTTCCGCCGGTGGATGGATTGCGCATGTAGGCATCGGTGTTCTGATGCTGGGCATAATCGTGGCCAACAGTTTCGAGCGTACCGACCGCTTTGTATTGGAGCAGGGGCAGGCGCCACAAACCGCGTTTGGCTACCATTTTGAGTTTGTAAGAATGACCGGCAAGCCCATTGAGGGCCGACCCGTCAACCCCGATTACGATGAGAACAACCGGGTGGTGATGCAGGTTACACCGCCGGGATCCATTCCCGGCGGACCGGATACCTTCACGATTGATCCGAAGTGGTTCGTGTACAATCTGGATCGAGCCAACGAACAGAACCTGGACCGGATGCGCTGGCCATCGATCCGTAAGTACCTGTCGCACGACCTTTACGTCGGCTTCGCCAGCGATCCGGAGTTTGAGTGGCCCAGCGATGGCATCAACCCGAACCAGCCCGGCATCACGATGAAGGTGGGCGAACGGCGGCAGTTGGGCGACTATATGGTTGGGTATTACAAGTCGTTCGGTACACCGGGCAAGATCATGGGAGCGCGCGTGATCATCCTCACGCCGGACCACAAGATTGTGCAAACCACGCCGGCAATCCGGATGGACCTCGGATCGATGCTGAACGTGGACGATTCGATTCCCGACATCCCAAGTGCCGACGGAACGCCGTCGGCTATCTACCTGGACCGGCTGGACCCCATCACGAAAACCGCCTCGCTGCGCCTCAGCCTGCCGGGTTATGCCGGACGGTGGGTGGTGCCGCTGGAAGTTACCTACAAGCCCTGGATAAGCCTGGTCTGGTTGGGGGTACTGATCACAGTCGGCGGCGCTCTGCTGGCGATGGCCAACCGGGCGCTTGAAGCGCGTCGGTACGCTAGCGGTCTGGCCGTTGCGGGTCCGGAGTCCGCGACGGCGCTGCCGATCGCAACGCGCACAGCTCGGCGCGGCCGCTCAGGTGGGTCTCGCAAGTCACGTAAATAG